Proteins encoded in a region of the Puniceibacterium sp. IMCC21224 genome:
- a CDS encoding class II aldolase and adducin N-terminal domain-containing protein codes for MSVTNLRPNMDFWPERVDLAAAFRWTARLNMHEGVANHFSLSINDDGTKFLMNPNQKHFARIKASDLLVVDANDPDTLTGPDAPDPTAWGLHGGLHRHCPQARCAMHVHSIHATVLACLEDPTLPPIDQNGATFYNRIAYDRDYGGLAFEEEGIRCAQLFTDPKQKVLVMGNHGVMIIGDTVAETFNRLYYFERAAETYIRALQTGQPLKVLSHEIAEKTAQEIEDYPEQDERHLAELKSILDDEGSDYAT; via the coding sequence ATGTCCGTCACCAATCTGCGCCCCAACATGGATTTCTGGCCCGAACGGGTGGATCTGGCTGCGGCCTTTCGCTGGACTGCGCGGCTGAACATGCACGAAGGCGTGGCGAACCATTTCAGCCTGTCAATCAATGATGACGGCACCAAGTTCCTGATGAACCCGAACCAAAAGCATTTTGCCCGGATCAAGGCTTCGGATCTGCTGGTGGTGGACGCCAACGACCCCGACACCCTGACCGGTCCCGACGCGCCCGACCCCACCGCCTGGGGCCTGCACGGCGGCTTGCACCGCCACTGTCCGCAGGCGCGCTGCGCCATGCATGTGCATTCGATCCACGCCACAGTTCTGGCCTGCCTTGAGGATCCGACTCTGCCGCCGATCGACCAGAACGGCGCCACCTTCTACAACCGCATCGCCTATGATCGCGACTACGGCGGCCTTGCATTCGAGGAAGAGGGCATCCGCTGCGCGCAACTCTTCACCGATCCAAAACAAAAGGTGCTGGTGATGGGCAACCACGGCGTCATGATCATCGGTGACACCGTGGCCGAGACCTTCAACCGGCTTTATTATTTCGAACGTGCGGCCGAAACATATATCCGCGCATTGCAGACCGGCCAGCCGCTCAAGGTGCTCAGCCACGAGATCGCAGAGAAAACCGCGCAGGAAATCGAGGATTACCCAGAGCAGGATGAGCGGCACCTGGCCGAACTCAAGTCCATTCTGGACGACGAAGGATCGGATTACGCCACCTGA
- a CDS encoding AMP nucleosidase, protein MQDHTSSLEIVTPDVAGRVAYSDAKAAVAQLVALYEQSVGFLCERFNTAMNQGHPGVRCRAFYPEVRLTTTSFVKVDSRLSFGHVAGPGTYAASITRPDLFRQYLEQQIGLLLANYGVPVEVGLSDTPMPVHFAVANRADVTVPQEGAADFVLRDVFDVPDLSTTNDDIVNGLATAAPDGAAALAPFTAQRVDYSLARLAHYTATAAEHFQNHVLFTNYQFYVSEFEAYARIVLADPDSGYTAFVSTGDVEITDADQPIAPVLKMPQMPTYHLKRPGGGGITLVNIGVGPSNAKTATDHIAVLRPHAWLMVGHCAGLRNSQSLGDFVLAHAYLREDRVLDDDLPIWVPIPALAEIQIALEQAVAQVTQLEGYDLKRIMRTGTVASVDNRNWELRDQRGPVQRLSQSRAVALDMESATIAANGFRFRVPYGTLLCVSDKPLHGELKLPGMASDFYKTQVARHLMIGIRAMEQLRDMPLERIHSRKLRSFEETAFL, encoded by the coding sequence ATGCAGGACCACACGAGCAGTTTAGAGATCGTGACGCCCGATGTGGCCGGACGTGTCGCATACAGCGATGCCAAAGCTGCCGTTGCTCAGCTTGTGGCACTTTACGAGCAATCCGTCGGCTTCCTGTGTGAGCGGTTCAACACCGCGATGAACCAGGGGCATCCGGGTGTGCGGTGCCGCGCTTTTTATCCTGAGGTTCGCCTGACCACGACGAGTTTTGTCAAAGTCGACAGCCGCCTGAGCTTTGGCCATGTTGCGGGGCCCGGCACTTATGCGGCGAGTATCACGCGGCCGGATCTGTTTCGTCAGTATCTGGAGCAGCAGATCGGGTTGCTGCTGGCCAATTACGGCGTCCCGGTTGAGGTGGGTCTGTCGGATACTCCGATGCCGGTGCATTTCGCCGTGGCCAACCGCGCCGATGTGACGGTCCCGCAAGAGGGGGCGGCGGATTTTGTCCTGCGTGACGTCTTTGACGTGCCGGATCTGAGCACCACAAATGACGATATCGTCAACGGACTGGCCACAGCCGCGCCCGATGGCGCCGCCGCGCTTGCACCATTCACCGCGCAGCGGGTGGACTATTCGCTGGCCCGGTTGGCACACTACACCGCCACCGCCGCCGAGCATTTCCAGAACCACGTCCTGTTTACCAATTACCAGTTCTACGTGAGCGAATTTGAGGCTTATGCCCGTATCGTACTGGCCGATCCTGACAGTGGCTACACGGCTTTTGTCAGCACTGGGGATGTCGAAATCACCGATGCCGATCAGCCGATCGCCCCGGTGCTGAAGATGCCGCAGATGCCGACCTATCATCTCAAACGCCCCGGCGGCGGCGGGATCACGTTGGTCAATATCGGCGTTGGCCCATCAAACGCCAAGACGGCGACGGATCACATCGCCGTGCTGCGTCCGCATGCCTGGTTGATGGTTGGTCATTGCGCAGGGTTGAGAAACTCGCAGTCTTTGGGCGATTTTGTCCTGGCCCACGCGTATCTGCGCGAAGACCGTGTGCTGGATGACGATCTGCCGATCTGGGTGCCGATCCCGGCGCTGGCCGAAATCCAGATTGCGCTGGAGCAGGCGGTCGCACAGGTGACGCAATTGGAGGGGTATGATCTGAAACGGATCATGCGCACGGGCACGGTGGCCAGTGTCGACAACCGAAACTGGGAATTGCGCGATCAGCGCGGCCCAGTGCAGCGGCTGAGTCAGTCGCGCGCTGTGGCGCTGGATATGGAGAGCGCCACGATCGCCGCCAACGGATTCCGTTTTCGGGTGCCCTATGGCACGTTGCTCTGTGTGAGCGATAAGCCGCTTCATGGTGAATTGAAGCTTCCCGGGATGGCCTCGGACTTTTACAAGACGCAAGTTGCGCGACATCTGATGATAGGAATCCGTGCGATGGAGCAGCTGCGCGATATGCCGTTGGAACGGATTCACAGCCGGAAGTTGCGCAGCTTTGAGGAAACAGCCTTTCTTTGA
- a CDS encoding HU family DNA-binding protein produces the protein MAIPPMTKTQLVAALADEMGSDKKAAAAALEAVCSLITKQVGGGGAVTLPGVGKIYCRERPERMVRNPATGEQFKKEADKVVKMTIAKALKDSVNG, from the coding sequence ATGGCGATACCACCGATGACAAAGACGCAGCTTGTGGCCGCTCTGGCAGACGAGATGGGCAGTGACAAGAAAGCGGCAGCTGCCGCGCTGGAAGCGGTTTGCTCGCTGATCACCAAACAAGTGGGCGGCGGCGGTGCCGTGACGCTCCCTGGCGTGGGCAAGATCTATTGCCGCGAGCGTCCCGAGCGGATGGTGCGCAATCCCGCAACTGGTGAGCAGTTCAAGAAAGAGGCCGACAAGGTGGTCAAGATGACCATCGCAAAGGCACTCAAAGACAGCGTCAACGGCTAA
- a CDS encoding GNAT family N-acetyltransferase, translating to MWPAPCTLTGTHVRLEPTSLDHSSGLAEASTDGDLAALWYTSVPRPEDVEAEIVRRLALQERGQMTPFTTFDARTGMTLGMTTYMNVDATNRRVEIGSTWLRQAGQRGPWNSEAKLLMLGHAFEALDCIAVEFRTHFMNRQSRAAIERLGAKLDGVLRSHQISPNGAVRDTACYSIIASEWPAVRAGLTHRLMR from the coding sequence ATGTGGCCCGCCCCCTGTACTCTGACCGGGACACATGTCCGGCTAGAACCCACCAGTCTCGACCACAGCTCGGGTCTGGCCGAAGCATCCACCGATGGCGACCTTGCCGCGCTCTGGTATACTTCTGTCCCCCGACCGGAGGATGTCGAGGCCGAGATCGTGCGCCGTCTGGCCCTGCAGGAACGAGGCCAGATGACACCGTTTACCACATTTGACGCGCGCACGGGTATGACCCTTGGCATGACAACATACATGAATGTCGATGCGACCAATCGCAGGGTCGAGATCGGATCGACCTGGCTGCGCCAAGCCGGTCAGCGCGGCCCCTGGAACAGCGAAGCCAAATTGCTGATGCTCGGCCATGCCTTCGAGGCGCTCGATTGCATCGCGGTGGAATTTCGCACCCACTTCATGAACCGTCAGTCGCGTGCGGCGATTGAGCGGCTCGGCGCCAAACTGGACGGCGTCCTGCGGTCGCATCAGATCAGCCCAAACGGAGCTGTCCGCGATACCGCCTGTTATTCAATCATCGCATCAGAATGGCCCGCTGTACGCGCCGGTCTAACCCATCGCCTGATGCGCTAA
- a CDS encoding aspartate aminotransferase family protein gives MDGTFHDNDLDRVVAADKAHVWHHLSQHKPYETTDPRIIVEGKGMTVWDQHGKEHLDAVSGGVWTVNVGYGRESIANAVRDQLLKLNYFAGSAGSIPGALFSEKLIAKMPGLTRVYYCNSGSEANEKAFKMVRQIAHKVYGGKKTKILYRERDYHGTTISCLSAGGQDERNAQYGPFTPGFVRVPHCLEYRAADQGAPVENYGLWAADQIEAVILREGPDTVGALCLEPVTAGGGVITPPEGYWQRVQEICRKYDILLHIDEVVCGVGRTGTWFGYQHYGIEPDFVTMAKGVASGYAAIACCVTSERVFEMFKSDASDPLDYFRDISTFGGCTAGPAAALENLRIIEDEDLLANTVAMGDYMLDQLGAMMDRHKVIGQVRGKGLFLGAELVSDRVTREPVVEKMVQAVVGDCMSQGVIIGATNRSVPGYNNTLCFSPALIASKDDIDNILSAVDGALTRVFG, from the coding sequence ATGGACGGCACTTTTCACGACAATGATCTTGACCGCGTGGTTGCTGCGGACAAAGCGCATGTCTGGCACCACCTGAGCCAGCACAAACCCTACGAGACGACCGATCCGCGCATCATCGTCGAAGGCAAAGGAATGACGGTCTGGGATCAGCACGGCAAGGAACACCTTGATGCGGTGTCGGGCGGAGTCTGGACTGTCAACGTCGGCTACGGCCGCGAAAGCATCGCCAACGCCGTGCGCGATCAATTGCTGAAACTGAACTATTTTGCCGGCTCGGCGGGATCTATCCCCGGCGCACTGTTCTCGGAAAAGCTGATTGCCAAAATGCCGGGTCTGACCCGCGTGTACTACTGCAACTCGGGATCCGAGGCGAACGAGAAAGCCTTCAAGATGGTGCGCCAGATCGCGCACAAGGTTTACGGTGGCAAAAAGACTAAAATCCTCTACCGCGAGCGCGATTATCACGGCACCACCATCAGTTGCCTGTCCGCTGGTGGCCAGGACGAGCGTAACGCGCAATACGGCCCCTTCACCCCCGGCTTTGTCCGGGTGCCGCATTGCCTGGAATACCGTGCCGCCGATCAGGGCGCACCGGTCGAAAACTATGGCCTGTGGGCGGCAGACCAGATCGAGGCGGTCATTCTGCGTGAAGGCCCCGACACGGTCGGCGCGCTCTGCCTGGAGCCGGTAACCGCCGGTGGCGGTGTCATTACCCCACCCGAAGGCTATTGGCAGCGCGTGCAGGAAATCTGCCGCAAATACGATATTTTGCTGCACATCGACGAAGTTGTCTGCGGTGTTGGTCGCACGGGTACATGGTTCGGCTATCAGCACTACGGGATCGAACCGGATTTTGTCACCATGGCCAAAGGCGTCGCGAGTGGTTACGCCGCCATCGCCTGCTGTGTGACGTCCGAACGGGTGTTCGAGATGTTCAAATCCGACGCCAGCGATCCGCTTGACTACTTCCGCGACATCTCGACCTTTGGCGGTTGCACGGCGGGACCGGCGGCTGCGCTCGAGAATCTGCGCATCATCGAGGACGAAGACCTGCTGGCCAACACCGTGGCGATGGGCGACTACATGCTCGACCAGCTGGGCGCGATGATGGATCGGCACAAGGTTATAGGACAGGTGCGCGGCAAAGGGCTGTTCCTGGGGGCCGAACTGGTTTCGGACCGCGTCACCCGCGAACCGGTGGTCGAAAAGATGGTGCAGGCGGTGGTCGGTGACTGCATGTCACAAGGCGTCATCATTGGTGCCACCAACCGATCAGTGCCGGGGTATAACAATACGCTCTGCTTCTCGCCGGCTCTGATCGCCAGCAAAGATGACATCGACAATATTCTATCAGCTGTCGATGGCGCGCTGACGCGCGTCTTCGGCTGA
- a CDS encoding ABC transporter substrate-binding protein, which translates to MGLKTILAGAAASVAALSAGSAFAAGHDGITVGYFLEWPMPFEYAKQMGTYDEALGMTVNWVSFDTGTAMSAAMASGDVQLSVSQGVPPFVVATSAGQDLQALDVAVSYSDNDNCVVAEALEIDKDSAGELAGKKVAVPLGTAAHYGFLKQMSHFGVDLASLNIVDMAPPDGAAAIAQGSVDMFCGWGGSLRRAKEFGNVLLTGAEKEELGILVFDLTSGPASWVAENSDTVAKFLAVTAEANAMWADEANHAEMLPVIAKDAGMSEEDTAATLATFVFPTVEDQLSAKWLGGGAQEFMSGVADVFVEAGSIDSALPSYADNVNTGPLATANGM; encoded by the coding sequence ATGGGATTGAAAACGATTTTGGCGGGCGCTGCGGCAAGTGTTGCGGCACTGAGCGCGGGGTCGGCCTTTGCGGCGGGTCACGACGGCATCACGGTTGGGTATTTCCTCGAATGGCCGATGCCGTTCGAATACGCTAAACAAATGGGCACTTATGACGAGGCGCTGGGCATGACGGTGAACTGGGTGTCCTTTGACACCGGCACCGCGATGTCGGCGGCGATGGCGTCGGGCGATGTTCAATTGTCCGTCTCGCAAGGCGTGCCGCCCTTTGTGGTCGCGACCAGTGCAGGGCAGGATCTGCAGGCGCTGGACGTCGCAGTCAGCTATTCCGACAACGACAATTGTGTGGTGGCCGAGGCGCTTGAGATCGACAAAGATTCTGCTGGTGAATTGGCGGGCAAAAAGGTGGCGGTACCTCTGGGCACGGCGGCGCATTACGGCTTTCTCAAGCAGATGAGCCATTTTGGTGTCGACCTGGCCAGCCTCAACATCGTTGACATGGCGCCGCCGGATGGGGCTGCGGCGATTGCGCAGGGTTCGGTCGATATGTTCTGCGGCTGGGGCGGATCGCTGCGCCGTGCCAAGGAATTCGGCAACGTGCTGCTGACTGGGGCCGAAAAGGAAGAGCTGGGCATTCTGGTGTTTGACTTGACCTCTGGTCCGGCGTCCTGGGTGGCCGAGAACAGCGATACTGTGGCCAAGTTCCTTGCTGTGACAGCCGAGGCGAACGCGATGTGGGCGGACGAGGCCAACCACGCCGAGATGCTGCCGGTGATCGCCAAGGATGCCGGCATGTCCGAAGAAGACACGGCGGCCACACTGGCCACATTTGTGTTCCCGACGGTCGAAGATCAGCTTTCGGCCAAGTGGCTGGGCGGCGGCGCGCAGGAGTTCATGAGCGGCGTCGCAGACGTGTTTGTCGAGGCAGGAAGCATCGATTCGGCGCTGCCGAGCTATGCGGACAACGTCAACACCGGTCCGCTGGCCACAGCCAACGGCATGTAA
- a CDS encoding taurine ABC transporter ATP-binding protein, translating into MSGLTIENLSMRFDLPNGSSVQALKDVSLTLGAGELLSVLGPSGCGKTTLLNIVAGFLAPTDGRILLNGHRVTGPDAERGMVFQQGALFEWMDVRENVSFGPRMRGQRASQYNANVDHLLDVVGLRDFKEKAVYELSGGMQQRVALARCLANDPDVILMDEPLGALDALTREKMQSLVLKLWKETGKTIILITHSVEEALLLGERLLVMAPRPGRIHREYRLPFADMGVATDLREVKKHPEFAQKREEILSMIWDMEEEIMGRTEAAT; encoded by the coding sequence ATGTCGGGACTGACCATCGAAAATCTCTCCATGCGGTTCGACTTGCCCAACGGCAGTTCGGTACAGGCGCTCAAGGATGTGTCTCTGACGCTGGGAGCCGGTGAGTTATTAAGCGTTCTGGGCCCGTCGGGTTGTGGCAAGACCACGCTCCTGAACATTGTCGCAGGCTTTCTGGCGCCGACGGACGGGCGCATCCTGCTGAACGGGCATCGCGTCACCGGGCCGGATGCGGAACGCGGCATGGTGTTCCAGCAAGGTGCGTTGTTCGAGTGGATGGACGTGCGCGAGAATGTCAGTTTCGGCCCCCGGATGCGGGGCCAGCGCGCATCACAATATAACGCCAACGTGGATCATCTGCTGGATGTGGTCGGTTTGCGGGATTTCAAGGAAAAGGCGGTGTACGAGCTGTCGGGCGGAATGCAGCAGCGCGTGGCGCTGGCGCGGTGTCTGGCCAATGACCCGGATGTGATCCTGATGGATGAGCCGCTGGGTGCGCTGGATGCGCTGACGCGCGAAAAGATGCAGAGCCTGGTGCTCAAACTCTGGAAAGAGACTGGCAAGACGATCATTCTGATCACCCATTCGGTCGAAGAGGCGCTGCTGCTGGGGGAACGCCTACTGGTGATGGCACCGCGACCGGGGCGCATTCACCGCGAATACCGTCTGCCCTTTGCCGATATGGGGGTGGCGACCGATCTGCGCGAGGTCAAGAAACATCCCGAATTCGCCCAAAAGCGCGAGGAAATCCTAAGCATGATCTGGGACATGGAAGAAGAAATCATGGGCCGTACGGAGGCCGCGACATGA
- a CDS encoding ABC transporter permease yields MIVLLIYLAIFVLSYTIVHFALRRAASDYTSLKTVTFGDESAVTPNRVASVVSILTIFVLWGTFTGSSLLPSFLHMPGPFIGTATFDYTAELSDGARDDATVTVVVTRAGETPVLPDIAPGDGFAKNDVDEIGAWRSGLIRVDRNDDVPEGLSETVVAVNGAPIAPGGSVQTDYGRIGMSPKGTLNFEPAKGWQMEPIWLPPPEAVAARLVEISRDGYRDSTLLEHLGYSLFRVIVGFVCGAVVGIPLGYAMGLSNWFRGWFDPIVEFMRPVPPLALIPLVIIWAGIGETGKIILLFLAALWIMAIAARAGVSGVNISKVHAAYALGASKAQIMRHVIVPNSLPEIFTGARVAMGVCWGTVVAAELVAAEKGAGMMIMVASKFQLTDIVIMGIILIGVIGFGIDILMRWAERVLVPWKGKG; encoded by the coding sequence ATGATTGTTCTGCTGATCTATTTGGCCATCTTTGTGCTGTCCTATACCATCGTGCATTTTGCGCTGCGGCGGGCGGCCAGCGATTACACTTCGCTCAAGACCGTGACATTTGGCGACGAGAGCGCGGTGACACCCAATCGGGTCGCCAGCGTGGTGTCGATCCTGACGATCTTTGTGCTGTGGGGCACGTTCACCGGGTCCAGCCTGTTGCCGTCGTTCCTGCATATGCCAGGGCCTTTTATCGGCACCGCGACGTTTGACTATACTGCAGAACTGAGCGATGGCGCGCGTGACGACGCCACCGTGACCGTGGTCGTGACCCGCGCCGGTGAGACGCCGGTGTTACCGGATATCGCGCCCGGCGATGGGTTCGCCAAAAATGACGTGGACGAAATTGGCGCCTGGCGCAGCGGTCTGATCCGGGTTGATCGCAACGACGATGTGCCCGAAGGGCTGAGCGAGACGGTTGTCGCCGTCAACGGGGCACCCATTGCGCCGGGTGGGTCGGTGCAGACTGACTATGGCCGCATCGGGATGAGTCCGAAAGGCACGCTGAATTTCGAACCTGCCAAGGGCTGGCAGATGGAGCCGATCTGGCTGCCGCCCCCTGAAGCGGTCGCGGCGCGACTGGTCGAGATCAGCCGCGACGGCTATCGCGACAGCACGCTGCTCGAACATCTGGGCTATTCGCTGTTCCGCGTTATCGTGGGATTTGTCTGCGGCGCTGTGGTGGGCATCCCTCTGGGTTATGCCATGGGGTTAAGCAACTGGTTTCGGGGGTGGTTCGATCCGATCGTGGAATTCATGCGTCCGGTACCGCCACTGGCGCTGATCCCACTGGTGATCATTTGGGCGGGCATCGGTGAGACCGGCAAGATCATCCTGCTGTTCCTTGCCGCGCTGTGGATCATGGCGATTGCAGCGCGGGCTGGCGTGTCGGGCGTCAATATATCCAAGGTGCATGCAGCCTATGCGCTGGGGGCCAGCAAGGCGCAGATCATGCGTCATGTGATTGTACCCAATTCCCTGCCCGAGATATTCACCGGCGCGCGAGTTGCGATGGGGGTCTGCTGGGGAACAGTGGTTGCCGCCGAACTGGTCGCGGCCGAAAAAGGGGCCGGGATGATGATCATGGTGGCGTCCAAATTCCAGCTGACCGACATCGTGATCATGGGCATCATCCTGATCGGGGTCATCGGGTTTGGTATCGACATCCTGATGCGCTGGGCCGAACGGGTGCTTGTGCCGTGGAAAGGCAAGGGCTGA
- a CDS encoding zinc-ribbon domain-containing protein: protein MRLICPNCGAQYEVPKDVVPLGGRDVQCSNCGNTWFQVHPDSNPVSLDKPDQPEVSEPPQDIIAPPPEPEAVPDPAPPPTATFPAAATSLRQRGLDPSVADVLRQEAERESRHRASEATALESQPELGLDAPEIDEAVRRSREARERMARMRDATPPTPQAEPDVATAVAATMAASGSRRGQLPDIDEINQTLRSSSERLEVETAQGRAELYEEDEPGGFGRGFASVLMLAVFAIALYAFAPRLSEMAPGLEPALTSYVGFVDSARGWLDGQITALLSGLDDLSSEATPTDSGS from the coding sequence ATGCGGCTGATTTGCCCGAATTGTGGCGCACAATACGAGGTTCCAAAAGATGTGGTCCCGCTGGGCGGGCGCGATGTGCAATGCTCGAACTGCGGAAACACCTGGTTCCAGGTGCATCCGGACTCGAATCCTGTATCACTCGACAAGCCGGATCAACCCGAGGTCAGCGAACCGCCGCAGGACATAATCGCGCCCCCGCCAGAGCCGGAAGCCGTGCCAGACCCCGCCCCGCCGCCGACTGCGACGTTTCCGGCCGCCGCCACGTCGCTGCGCCAGCGTGGCCTCGACCCCTCGGTTGCTGACGTGCTGCGCCAAGAGGCCGAACGTGAAAGCCGTCATCGCGCCAGCGAAGCCACGGCACTGGAAAGCCAGCCCGAGCTAGGTCTGGACGCCCCAGAAATCGACGAAGCCGTCCGCCGGTCACGCGAGGCGCGCGAGCGTATGGCACGGATGCGCGACGCAACACCGCCCACACCGCAAGCCGAACCAGACGTCGCCACCGCTGTCGCGGCAACAATGGCCGCCAGCGGATCGCGCCGCGGGCAGCTGCCGGATATAGATGAAATCAACCAGACCCTGCGCTCATCTTCCGAGCGGCTTGAGGTGGAAACCGCGCAGGGCCGGGCCGAGCTATACGAAGAGGACGAGCCGGGCGGCTTTGGGCGCGGATTTGCCTCGGTCCTGATGCTGGCTGTGTTCGCGATCGCGCTCTATGCCTTTGCGCCGCGCCTGTCCGAGATGGCACCGGGCCTGGAACCGGCACTGACCTCATATGTCGGTTTCGTCGATTCAGCGCGCGGTTGGCTGGACGGGCAAATCACCGCATTGCTGAGCGGGCTTGACGATCTCAGCTCAGAAGCGACTCCTACGGACTCCGGCTCCTGA
- a CDS encoding cell division ATP-binding protein FtsE, which produces MIELENVGYSYGGGALLSDISLTLAPASFHFLTGPSGAGKTTFLKLCYGALRATEGHVRLFDRDVTEMDRDAIAHSRRRIGVVHQDCQFLDHLSLVENVALPLVTSGQDSLAEQANLRELLNWVGLTGRADALPPQLSGGERQRAALARAVIMSPDVIMADEPTGNVDWEMSQRLLRLLIELNRMGKTIMIATHDLGLIRAAKSQVQARVLRISNKGLQLAGADL; this is translated from the coding sequence GTGATCGAGTTGGAAAATGTGGGTTACAGCTATGGCGGCGGCGCCTTGCTGAGCGATATTTCATTGACCCTGGCGCCGGCCTCGTTCCATTTTCTGACCGGGCCGTCCGGGGCGGGCAAGACCACGTTCCTTAAATTATGTTACGGGGCATTGCGTGCGACCGAAGGGCATGTGCGGCTTTTTGACCGTGATGTGACCGAAATGGACCGCGACGCCATCGCGCATAGCCGACGCCGGATTGGCGTGGTGCATCAGGATTGTCAGTTCCTTGACCACCTTAGTCTGGTTGAGAATGTGGCGCTGCCGCTGGTCACGTCGGGGCAGGACAGCCTTGCCGAACAGGCCAATTTGCGTGAATTGCTGAATTGGGTCGGGCTGACGGGCCGCGCCGATGCGCTGCCGCCGCAGCTGTCGGGCGGGGAACGTCAGCGCGCGGCATTGGCGCGGGCGGTGATTATGTCGCCGGATGTGATCATGGCGGATGAACCCACCGGCAATGTCGATTGGGAGATGTCGCAACGCCTGCTGCGGCTGTTGATCGAACTGAACCGGATGGGCAAGACGATCATGATCGCAACCCATGATCTGGGCCTGATCCGTGCCGCCAAGAGCCAGGTGCAGGCACGGGTGTTGCGGATCTCGAACAAAGGTCTGCAATTGGCGGGGGCGGATCTGTGA
- a CDS encoding ABC transporter permease, with protein MSRDAAADRVVPPSGFTVRLTLFSAAAMAFLAVFALALSLASGRLATSWGEALARSSTVRISAPVEEMATQTAAALRVLETTPGVAQARALSADEQRVLLEPWFGPDLPVESLPVPQLVEVIETDAGYDAAGLRLRLSAEVPGAVLDDHTRWRRPLVAAASRLRLLGWVSIALIGGAMAAMITLAAHAALAANAQVIAVLRLVGATDSYIAGAFVRRFTGRSMIGAAAGTALGIIAVLLMPGAGDTGGVLTGLGFVGWHWIWPLCVPLVAALVALLATQAAARRVLEGLA; from the coding sequence ATGTCACGCGATGCGGCCGCCGACCGGGTGGTGCCGCCCTCTGGGTTCACCGTGCGGCTGACGTTGTTCAGCGCCGCCGCGATGGCGTTCCTTGCGGTCTTTGCATTGGCTCTGTCGCTGGCCTCTGGACGGCTGGCGACCAGCTGGGGAGAGGCGCTGGCGCGGTCTTCGACGGTGCGGATTTCTGCCCCGGTCGAAGAGATGGCAACCCAGACCGCCGCCGCCTTGCGGGTGCTTGAGACGACGCCGGGGGTGGCTCAGGCCCGCGCACTTAGCGCGGACGAGCAGCGCGTGCTGCTTGAACCATGGTTCGGCCCGGATTTGCCGGTCGAGAGCCTGCCGGTGCCACAACTGGTCGAGGTGATCGAGACCGATGCAGGATATGACGCCGCAGGGCTGCGGCTGCGGCTGTCAGCCGAGGTGCCTGGTGCTGTACTTGATGATCACACCCGTTGGCGGCGACCACTGGTCGCGGCGGCGTCGCGGTTGCGCCTGCTGGGATGGGTGTCGATTGCGTTGATTGGCGGCGCAATGGCGGCGATGATCACGCTGGCGGCGCATGCTGCACTTGCCGCCAATGCGCAGGTGATTGCGGTGCTTCGGCTGGTGGGGGCAACGGACTCTTATATCGCCGGGGCGTTTGTGCGTCGATTTACCGGGCGGTCCATGATCGGTGCCGCTGCCGGAACCGCGCTGGGCATTATTGCAGTGCTGCTGATGCCGGGCGCCGGTGACACTGGCGGCGTATTGACCGGGTTGGGGTTTGTTGGCTGGCATTGGATCTGGCCGCTATGTGTACCGCTTGTGGCGGCGCTGGTCGCGCTGCTGGCGACGCAGGCGGCGGCGCGGCGGGTGCTGGAGGGGCTGGCCTGA